One genomic segment of Podarcis raffonei isolate rPodRaf1 chromosome 7, rPodRaf1.pri, whole genome shotgun sequence includes these proteins:
- the LRRC30 gene encoding leucine-rich repeat-containing protein 30 yields the protein MGGRNSKNQEKKSTMLLKRSQKLPLWEDALLSGKDPRALLKRGLQYVSLSLIMKGMTRTPDFLWGLPQVQKLNLSHNQLVVLPPALAKLDRLVVLNLCGNRMRSLPKEIGLLRNLKVLFVNMNCLTEVPAELGHCKKLEVLSLSHNCISHLPSSITDLINLRKLNLSNNRFIYIPLSVFALRNLDFLHVGCNKLENIGDSIQFLVNLQILIADYNKIRSLPRSICSVTALELLNVDYNSIQMLPDELYLLRRLPKIAWNPMDKGLHIVHNPLSKPLPQIIDGGLNALYSYLKDKNELP from the coding sequence ATGGGTGGAAGGAACTCCAAGAACCAAGAGAAGAAAAGCACGATGCTGTTGAAGAGGAGTCAGAAGTTACCTCTGTGGGAAGACGCTCTCCTCTCTGGGAAAGACCCAAGAGCACTCCTGAAGCGTGGACTGCAGTATGTCAGCTTGAGCCTCATCATGAAAGGGATGACAAGGACGCCTGACTTTTTGTGGGGATTGCCACAGGTCCAGAAACTGAATCTCTCCCACAACCAGCTGGTGGTCCTTCCTCCTGCTTTGGCGAAACTTGACAGGCTGGTGGTGCTGAACCTGTGTGGGAATCGCATGAGGTCTCTGCCGAAAGAGATTGGGCTACTCAGGAACCTGAAGGTTTTATTTGTCAACATGAATTGCTTGACGGAAGTACCGGCCGAACTCGGACACTGCAAGAAGCTGGAAGTCTTGAGCCTCTCTCACAACTGCATCTCCCATCTCCCTTCGAGCATCACAGACCTGATAAACCTGCGAAAGCTGAACCTCAGCAACAATCGGTTCATTTACATTCCCCTAAGTGTTTTTGCGTTGCGGAATTTAGATTTTCTACATGTAGGCTGCAACAAGCTTGAAAACATTGGAGACAGTATCCAATTTCTAGTCAACCTGCAGATCTTGATTGCTGATTATAACAAGATTCGCAGCTTGCCAAGGTCTATCTGCTCAGTCACTGCTCTTGAACTGCTAAATGTTGATTACAATTCCATTCAAATGCTTCCAGATGAACTCTATTTGCTGCGCCGATTGCCAAAAATTGCTTGGAATCCAATGGATAAGGGGCTACACATTGTGCACAACCCTTTGTCCAAGCCACTGCCACAGATTATAGATGGAGGACTGAATGCACTCTACAGCTATCTCAAAGATAAAAACGAGCTCCCATAA